A genomic segment from Actinoplanes sichuanensis encodes:
- a CDS encoding prenyltransferase/squalene oxidase repeat-containing protein codes for MIDIDAAIGYVVAHGDPVERARLSHLRTGQPAPSEAVERIAEGQMAAGGWSASAEGGIPSIDATCYRLAELDGIGALNSPVGVQALQWLAAAQRGDGTWQEHESLADEAPAWALPGDPEATLYQTSVAGFWLTAASVEIDPYQTRSPWSEVLRSAAGWVVTQIRPDGTWPSFLAAGWHAAVLLHQQQFYYESARVQQVLGDRLPDMSPADVASMATALRRVNLADDWLLQSARKRLAETQRSDGGWDSNEGPLFDVNTTLTALRAFR; via the coding sequence GTGATCGATATAGACGCCGCGATCGGCTATGTGGTCGCCCATGGTGATCCGGTGGAGCGGGCGCGGTTGTCCCACCTCAGGACGGGGCAGCCGGCGCCGTCGGAGGCCGTCGAGCGGATCGCCGAGGGCCAGATGGCCGCCGGTGGCTGGTCCGCCTCGGCCGAGGGCGGCATCCCCTCGATCGACGCGACCTGTTACCGCCTGGCCGAGCTCGACGGGATCGGCGCGCTGAACAGTCCGGTCGGGGTCCAGGCGTTGCAGTGGCTGGCCGCCGCGCAGCGCGGCGACGGCACCTGGCAGGAGCACGAGTCGCTGGCCGATGAGGCGCCGGCCTGGGCGCTGCCCGGTGATCCCGAGGCGACCCTCTACCAGACTTCGGTGGCCGGTTTCTGGCTGACCGCCGCGTCCGTCGAGATCGATCCCTATCAGACCCGGTCGCCGTGGAGCGAGGTGTTGCGGTCCGCCGCGGGCTGGGTGGTCACCCAGATCCGGCCGGACGGGACGTGGCCGTCCTTCCTGGCCGCCGGCTGGCACGCCGCCGTTCTCCTGCACCAGCAGCAGTTCTACTACGAGTCCGCGCGAGTGCAGCAGGTCCTCGGCGACCGGTTGCCGGACATGTCGCCGGCTGACGTGGCGTCGATGGCGACGGCGCTGCGCCGGGTCAATCTCGCTGACGACTGGCTGTTGCAGAGCGCCCGCAAGCGGCTGGCGGAGACCCAGCGTTCGGATGGCGGCTGGGACAGCAACGAGGGTCCGCTCTTCGATGTCAACACCACGCTGACCGCCCTGCGGGCCTTCCGCTGA
- the moeZ gene encoding adenylyltransferase/sulfurtransferase MoeZ gives MALPPLVEPAAELSVDEIRRYSRHLIIPDVGMDGQKRLKNAKVLAVGAGGLGSPTLLYLAAAGVGTLGIIDFDTVDESNLQRQIIHGVSDVGTPKAESAARSIAEVNPLVNVVIHNTALDRDNVKEIFSQYDLIVDGTDNFATRYMVNDAAVLLGKPYVWGSIYRFDGQASVFWEEHGPCYRCLYPEPPPPGMVPSCAEGGVLGVLCASIGSIQVNEAIKLITGIGEPLVGRLMVYDALEMEYRKIKVRKDPNCALCGENPTVTDLLEDYEDFCGAVSEEAQEAITGSTISVRELKDWQDSGKDIFLVDVREPAEWEINRIPGATLIPKGEILSGAALAKFPQDKQIVLHCKSGVRSAEALAALKSAGFKDAVHVQGGIVAWVNLIDPSLPSY, from the coding sequence GTGGCTCTGCCCCCGCTCGTCGAGCCGGCCGCTGAGCTGAGCGTCGACGAGATCCGCCGCTATTCGCGTCACCTGATCATCCCCGATGTCGGGATGGACGGGCAGAAGCGGCTGAAGAACGCCAAGGTCCTCGCGGTCGGCGCGGGCGGCCTCGGCTCGCCGACGTTGCTCTACCTGGCCGCGGCCGGTGTGGGCACGCTCGGCATCATCGACTTCGACACGGTCGACGAGTCCAACCTCCAGCGCCAGATCATCCACGGCGTCTCCGATGTCGGCACGCCCAAGGCGGAGTCCGCGGCCCGGAGCATCGCCGAGGTGAACCCGCTGGTCAACGTGGTCATTCACAACACCGCGCTGGACCGGGACAACGTCAAGGAGATCTTCAGCCAGTACGACCTGATCGTCGACGGCACCGACAACTTCGCCACGCGGTACATGGTGAACGACGCCGCGGTGCTGCTCGGCAAGCCGTACGTCTGGGGCTCGATCTACCGTTTCGACGGCCAGGCATCGGTCTTCTGGGAGGAGCACGGTCCCTGCTACCGCTGCCTCTACCCGGAACCGCCGCCGCCCGGCATGGTCCCGAGCTGCGCCGAGGGCGGCGTCCTCGGTGTGCTCTGCGCGTCGATCGGGTCGATCCAGGTCAACGAGGCGATCAAGCTGATCACCGGCATCGGTGAGCCCCTGGTCGGGCGCCTGATGGTCTACGACGCCCTGGAGATGGAGTACCGCAAGATCAAGGTCCGGAAGGACCCGAACTGCGCGCTCTGCGGAGAGAACCCGACGGTCACCGACCTGCTCGAGGACTACGAGGACTTCTGCGGCGCGGTCTCCGAGGAGGCGCAGGAGGCGATCACCGGCTCCACGATCTCGGTCCGTGAGCTCAAGGACTGGCAGGACAGCGGCAAGGACATCTTCCTGGTCGACGTCCGTGAGCCGGCCGAGTGGGAGATCAACCGGATCCCCGGCGCGACCCTGATCCCGAAGGGCGAGATCCTCTCCGGTGCGGCGCTCGCCAAGTTCCCGCAGGACAAGCAGATCGTCCTGCACTGCAAGTCGGGCGTGCGCTCGGCCGAGGCCCTCGCCGCGCTCAAGTCGGCCGGGTTCAAGGACGCCGTGCACGTCCAGGGCGGCATCGTGGCGTGGGTCAACCTGATCGACCCGTCACTGCCGTCGTACTGA
- a CDS encoding DUF3152 domain-containing protein, translating into MANATNGPVDPDAGTDRRGRAARSRAEAEQPPADEKPARRRTVAASTATTRSPLTAPAEPARKSIRRSPATERPSTATERPSTGTERRSTGTETGRKSGEPPVKSTSSRTATGRAPARKTATAPIEPPLPAEEKPPRRRRAAPSSEAQLSVEQTPARRRTAPSSEAQLSVEQTPARRRSTPTPIEPPPPAEEKPARRRSTAKARPQSEPPTPALSEPQSHAVPPPLTRGILELAAERVAASRPRPAEPEPPIPADDDPMAAPGAYLNPRATAPRRTRATARRTETTPSADNGWLGAPAEHAVPHRVESEPDPEPPAVFLPGTSPDEQYPRTMNRGLPPSVRLPAELPDNLWPPKSLLERNLAENIHVPATVPPRVEDPWEAEEPEPPEAVADEHLYVVPPDRNRSTVEIHRQVEAEPEFLPSVLEHPEPENEYVPAHSRAAGSARHAVTETAAGRRVRRRRRAVLVAYLLLVILVLIVGHELRDDERPLAPGKEAAQRADEPAGVGPAAGPVPQATGDVPAKTDADGGGESAGKGKAGEFGYAQERGPMLGDGGRLYRFRVAVEKNVDDTSPTGFAEAIDETLGDERSWINDGRLRLRRVPKSSDADFTIYLASAKTSEKMCATGGLDTEGYTSCRVPGQVIINADRWADAVPEYDGKLDTYRRYTINHEVGHELGHGHEACPGEGEKAPVMQQQTFGLKGCTPNAWPYLDGERYAGKPIA; encoded by the coding sequence ATGGCAAACGCGACAAATGGCCCCGTTGACCCGGACGCCGGCACCGACCGGCGTGGCCGGGCCGCGCGCTCCCGGGCCGAGGCGGAGCAGCCGCCCGCCGACGAGAAGCCGGCCCGGCGGCGCACCGTAGCCGCGTCCACGGCCACCACCCGGTCACCGCTCACCGCGCCGGCCGAGCCCGCCCGCAAGAGCATCCGACGGAGCCCCGCCACGGAGAGGCCGAGCACGGCTACGGAGAGGCCGAGCACTGGCACGGAGAGGCGGAGCACCGGCACGGAGACCGGCCGAAAATCCGGCGAGCCCCCGGTCAAGTCCACCTCGTCGCGGACCGCCACCGGTCGCGCTCCGGCCCGCAAGACGGCCACCGCGCCGATCGAGCCGCCACTGCCCGCGGAGGAGAAGCCACCGCGACGCCGGCGGGCCGCACCGTCGTCCGAGGCACAGCTGTCGGTGGAGCAGACACCGGCCCGCCGCAGGACCGCACCGTCGTCCGAGGCACAGCTGTCGGTGGAGCAGACACCGGCCCGCCGCAGGAGCACCCCGACACCGATCGAGCCGCCGCCGCCCGCGGAGGAGAAGCCGGCCCGCCGCCGGAGCACCGCGAAGGCCCGGCCGCAGTCGGAGCCCCCCACGCCCGCCCTGAGCGAGCCACAGAGCCACGCAGTGCCGCCACCGCTGACCCGGGGCATCCTGGAGCTCGCGGCGGAACGGGTGGCCGCCTCCCGCCCCCGTCCGGCCGAGCCCGAACCGCCCATTCCGGCGGACGACGACCCGATGGCCGCGCCCGGTGCGTACCTGAACCCGCGTGCCACCGCCCCGCGGCGGACCCGGGCCACCGCCCGCCGGACGGAGACCACCCCGTCGGCCGACAACGGCTGGCTCGGGGCGCCCGCGGAGCACGCCGTCCCGCACCGGGTGGAGTCCGAGCCGGATCCCGAGCCGCCCGCGGTGTTCCTGCCGGGTACGAGCCCCGACGAGCAGTACCCGCGAACCATGAACCGGGGCCTGCCGCCGAGTGTGCGCCTGCCCGCCGAGTTGCCGGACAACCTGTGGCCGCCGAAGTCGCTGCTGGAGCGCAACCTCGCCGAGAACATCCACGTCCCGGCGACGGTGCCACCACGGGTGGAGGACCCGTGGGAGGCCGAGGAGCCGGAGCCGCCGGAAGCGGTGGCCGACGAGCACCTCTACGTGGTGCCGCCGGATCGGAACCGGTCCACCGTCGAGATCCACCGACAGGTGGAGGCGGAACCCGAGTTCCTGCCGTCGGTGCTGGAGCACCCGGAGCCGGAGAACGAGTACGTGCCCGCGCACTCGCGGGCCGCCGGATCGGCACGGCACGCGGTGACCGAGACGGCCGCCGGCCGTCGGGTCCGTCGTCGCCGGAGGGCGGTGCTGGTGGCGTACCTCCTGCTGGTGATCTTGGTGTTGATCGTCGGTCATGAGCTGCGCGACGACGAGCGACCGCTCGCTCCGGGTAAGGAGGCCGCGCAACGCGCGGACGAGCCGGCGGGCGTCGGCCCGGCGGCCGGACCGGTGCCGCAGGCGACCGGGGACGTGCCGGCCAAGACCGATGCGGACGGCGGCGGCGAATCCGCCGGCAAGGGCAAGGCCGGAGAGTTCGGGTACGCCCAGGAGCGCGGCCCGATGCTCGGCGACGGCGGCCGGCTCTACCGGTTCCGGGTGGCGGTCGAGAAGAACGTCGACGACACGTCGCCCACCGGGTTCGCCGAGGCGATCGACGAGACTCTCGGCGACGAGCGGAGCTGGATCAACGACGGGCGCCTGCGGCTGCGGCGGGTGCCGAAGTCGAGTGACGCGGACTTCACCATCTACCTGGCCTCGGCGAAGACGTCGGAGAAGATGTGCGCGACGGGTGGGCTGGACACCGAGGGCTACACCTCGTGCCGGGTCCCCGGTCAGGTGATCATCAATGCCGACAGGTGGGCCGACGCGGTGCCGGAATACGACGGCAAGCTGGACACCTACCGCCGTTACACGATCAATCACGAGGTCGGGCACGAGCTCGGGCACGGGCACGAGGCCTGCCCCGGCGAGGGCGAGAAGGCCCCGGTGATGCAGCAGCAGACCTTCGGGTTGAAGGGCTGTACACCGAACGCGTGGCCCTATCTGGACGGCGAGCGTTACGCGGGTAAGCCGATAGCCTGA
- a CDS encoding DUF3152 domain-containing protein, translating to MGAVTGFVRVWTAMTTPAGPAPEPRPLSPGDRWRQTWLVILAAALVLLTVVAVGRPFDSRTDPPGHAAAAASPAQSPSPSPSPSAVVTDEVKAPTSIFPAAGLMKLDGPVPVKGSGRFEYANERGPVAGSGGRLRRFKVAVEKGSGEDVAAFAAQVRAILEDERSWIGSGSVRMQMVAGSDQADFTVYLATRDTAGRMCEVGGTNIRIGGVPFTSCRAVGKAIINLDRWRLSAQPYLRAGTDLAAYRQYVINHEVGHELGHRHEGCPQAGGRAPVMVQQTLTLRGCVPWSWPRSNNRDLAGPRL from the coding sequence GTGGGAGCGGTGACCGGTTTCGTGCGAGTCTGGACCGCGATGACCACTCCCGCCGGCCCCGCCCCTGAGCCACGACCACTGTCCCCGGGAGACCGGTGGCGTCAGACCTGGCTGGTCATCCTGGCCGCGGCACTGGTGCTGCTCACCGTGGTCGCGGTCGGCCGTCCGTTCGACTCGCGGACCGATCCGCCCGGTCACGCGGCGGCCGCGGCGTCGCCCGCCCAGTCGCCGAGTCCGTCGCCGTCGCCGTCGGCGGTCGTCACCGACGAGGTGAAGGCGCCGACCTCGATCTTCCCGGCCGCCGGCCTGATGAAGCTGGACGGGCCGGTGCCGGTGAAGGGTTCCGGTCGGTTCGAGTATGCGAACGAGCGCGGTCCGGTCGCCGGGTCCGGTGGCCGACTGCGGCGGTTCAAGGTCGCCGTGGAGAAGGGCAGCGGGGAGGACGTCGCCGCGTTCGCCGCACAGGTGCGGGCGATCCTGGAGGACGAGCGGAGCTGGATCGGCTCCGGGTCGGTCCGGATGCAGATGGTGGCCGGGTCGGACCAGGCGGACTTCACCGTCTACCTGGCCACCCGGGACACGGCCGGCCGGATGTGCGAGGTGGGTGGCACGAACATCCGGATCGGCGGGGTGCCCTTCACGTCGTGCCGGGCGGTCGGCAAGGCGATCATCAACCTGGATCGCTGGCGGTTGTCGGCGCAGCCCTATCTGCGTGCGGGGACCGATCTCGCGGCCTACCGGCAGTATGTGATCAACCACGAGGTCGGGCACGAGCTCGGCCACCGGCACGAGGGCTGCCCGCAAGCGGGTGGTCGAGCCCCGGTGATGGTCCAGCAGACGCTGACCCTGCGTGGCTGTGTGCCCTGGTCCTGGCCGCGGAGCAACAACCGCGACCTGGCCGGACCCCGGCTCTGA
- a CDS encoding alpha/beta fold hydrolase: protein MKGAILADDSALLPEGEVPPPWPARRVTVGGSMMHVRDTPALSDTAEPAVYVHGLGGSSQNFTDLAGLLADRLDGQAVDLPGFGYSDPSPRYSIAAFAATLVDYLEHSGRGPVHLIGNSLGGSISVRVAALRPDLVRTLTLISPAMPFLDPRRTAQGPVLPLLAMPGAERLMAWALTRVTAEEMAEQVLEACFGDTTKVHPQRRAEAMEEIQLRYTVAHYPKAYLGTLRGLVGSFLRAYLPGADSQWRLAARIQAPTLVIGGLNDRLIDPRVPAQVARVIPDGRLLILPGVGHVAQMEVPRLVARAVVGMLDDVHGDVRAASPER from the coding sequence ATGAAGGGCGCGATTCTGGCCGACGACAGTGCGCTGTTGCCGGAAGGGGAGGTTCCGCCGCCATGGCCCGCACGCCGGGTCACGGTCGGCGGGTCGATGATGCACGTCCGGGACACCCCGGCGCTGAGCGACACCGCGGAGCCCGCCGTCTACGTGCACGGCCTGGGCGGCTCCTCGCAGAATTTCACCGATCTGGCCGGCCTGCTCGCCGACCGGCTCGACGGCCAGGCCGTCGATCTGCCCGGGTTCGGCTACAGCGATCCGAGCCCGCGTTACTCGATCGCGGCGTTCGCGGCCACGCTCGTCGACTACCTGGAGCACTCCGGCCGCGGCCCGGTCCACCTGATCGGCAATTCGCTCGGCGGCTCGATCTCGGTGCGGGTGGCGGCGCTGCGCCCCGATCTGGTGCGCACCCTCACGCTGATCTCCCCGGCCATGCCGTTCCTCGATCCGCGCCGCACCGCGCAGGGCCCGGTCCTGCCGCTTCTCGCGATGCCCGGCGCCGAGCGCCTGATGGCCTGGGCGCTGACCCGGGTCACCGCGGAGGAGATGGCCGAGCAGGTGCTGGAGGCGTGTTTCGGCGACACCACCAAGGTCCATCCGCAGCGGCGGGCCGAGGCGATGGAGGAGATTCAGCTCCGCTACACGGTCGCCCACTACCCGAAGGCCTATCTCGGTACGTTGCGCGGCCTGGTCGGCAGCTTCCTGCGGGCCTACCTGCCAGGGGCCGACTCGCAGTGGCGCCTGGCCGCTCGGATCCAGGCGCCGACGCTGGTCATCGGTGGTCTCAACGACAGGTTGATCGACCCTCGGGTGCCGGCCCAGGTGGCCCGCGTGATCCCGGACGGGCGGCTGCTCATCCTTCCCGGGGTCGGCCACGTCGCTCAGATGGAGGTCCCCCGTCTGGTGGCCCGGGCCGTGGTGGGCATGCTCGACGACGTGCACGGTGACGTCCGAGCGGCCTCGCCGGAGCGCTAG
- a CDS encoding Daple, with amino-acid sequence MDTPPWRRPSDGRTFGRQQIPAERPFGAAPASGVPAPAASSEIPPSGSTDEWSPERSRLADILGHHRRPPTAPAPSSAPPFPYEGDLDDAYQPRAAVPQPRPDWVPEPVQGPPPVAPVSGEPGRSRHALVTDTLAQGLPQLDGPAGSFDPPGFSRRSYDPVETPPYAPPGDADNDGDQRGTLPQRVPAQPDVPRVPEPPSVEPSAEAPALARIATHLRRGDVVPAQERQEGFDVQDILAAVREVPGVRDASLRATPAGAHSLRLDLSDGADAAEVSRQVARLLQERMGLDAAMPADSPFRPSTAPVATPRSTPLLPSQPTRPARAAVPVAPVSASPVAPVSSPARPVSSPARPVSSPARPVSSMPSPVSAAPVSAMPQPPLEKRQPGVNAGAALVPADASKPRPLDPGDNPGPRVIIENVHVNTFGADATVEVRLRAGGRSAAGVATGPAVDGYLLRLCATATAGAVDELLSTSQHEDGPARCFVEHAASVSFGQMQVAVVVLLLSCGGGWVEQLAGSAVVTGDDRHAMVRATLSAVNRRLEALLA; translated from the coding sequence GTGGACACGCCACCATGGCGTCGCCCGTCTGACGGGCGCACCTTCGGACGGCAGCAGATCCCGGCGGAACGTCCCTTCGGGGCCGCGCCCGCGTCCGGGGTTCCCGCGCCGGCGGCGAGTTCCGAGATTCCCCCGTCCGGGTCCACCGATGAATGGTCCCCCGAGCGGAGCCGTCTCGCCGACATTCTGGGCCATCACCGTCGTCCGCCGACGGCTCCCGCGCCGAGCAGCGCGCCGCCTTTTCCGTACGAGGGTGACCTCGACGACGCCTACCAGCCCCGGGCCGCCGTGCCGCAGCCCCGGCCGGACTGGGTGCCCGAGCCGGTCCAGGGGCCGCCTCCGGTCGCGCCGGTCTCCGGCGAGCCCGGCCGCTCCCGGCACGCGCTGGTCACCGACACTCTGGCCCAGGGGCTCCCGCAGCTCGACGGGCCGGCCGGCTCGTTCGATCCGCCGGGGTTCTCCCGCCGGTCGTACGATCCGGTGGAAACACCGCCCTACGCCCCGCCCGGTGACGCCGACAACGACGGCGACCAGCGCGGGACACTCCCGCAGCGCGTCCCGGCCCAGCCGGACGTCCCGAGAGTTCCGGAGCCGCCCTCCGTGGAACCGTCGGCCGAAGCGCCCGCATTGGCCCGCATCGCGACGCACCTGCGCCGCGGCGATGTCGTACCCGCTCAGGAGCGCCAAGAGGGCTTCGACGTCCAGGACATCCTGGCCGCGGTCCGCGAGGTGCCCGGTGTCCGGGACGCCTCGCTGCGGGCCACTCCCGCCGGCGCGCACAGCCTCCGCCTCGACCTGTCCGACGGCGCCGACGCCGCCGAGGTGAGCCGCCAGGTGGCCCGACTGCTGCAGGAGCGGATGGGTCTGGACGCGGCGATGCCCGCCGACTCGCCGTTCCGGCCGTCCACCGCCCCCGTCGCCACGCCGCGCAGTACGCCGCTACTGCCCAGCCAGCCCACCCGGCCGGCCCGGGCCGCGGTGCCGGTCGCCCCGGTCTCCGCCAGTCCGGTGGCGCCGGTGTCGAGTCCGGCCCGCCCGGTGTCGAGTCCGGCCCGCCCGGTGTCGAGCCCGGCCCGCCCGGTGTCCTCGATGCCGTCGCCGGTCTCCGCGGCGCCGGTCTCCGCGATGCCGCAGCCGCCGCTGGAGAAGCGCCAGCCGGGCGTCAACGCCGGCGCCGCGCTGGTCCCGGCGGACGCCTCCAAGCCGCGGCCACTGGACCCGGGCGACAACCCGGGCCCCCGCGTGATCATCGAGAACGTGCACGTCAACACGTTCGGTGCGGACGCCACCGTCGAGGTACGGCTGCGGGCCGGCGGGCGCAGCGCCGCCGGTGTGGCCACCGGCCCGGCGGTGGACGGCTACCTGCTGCGCCTGTGCGCCACGGCCACCGCGGGTGCGGTCGACGAGTTGCTCTCCACCTCACAGCACGAGGACGGCCCGGCTCGATGCTTCGTCGAGCACGCGGCGTCGGTCTCGTTCGGGCAGATGCAGGTCGCCGTGGTGGTGCTGCTGCTGTCCTGCGGTGGCGGCTGGGTCGAGCAGCTGGCCGGTTCGGCGGTGGTCACAGGTGACGACCGGCACGCCATGGTGCGCGCCACACTGTCCGCTGTGAACCGTCGTCTCGAGGCACTCTTGGCCTGA
- a CDS encoding TetR/AcrR family transcriptional regulator has protein sequence MTAASGGPQTARPTRLPRSARRKQLLAAAQQIFVAHGYHAAAMDDIAERAGVSKPVLYQHFPGKLELYLALLDTHCDAIIAKVRGAMLASPDNKDRVKGAVRAYFDFMDHESEAFRLVFESDLRNDPQVRQRVERVEQGCIAAVTDTIISDTGLRPDQAELLASGLAGAAGQAAQFWLANGRRTPKAEAEALVAALIWRGIASFPLQGGSTAGMAPEIG, from the coding sequence ATGACCGCTGCGTCCGGCGGGCCACAGACCGCACGACCCACCCGCCTGCCCCGTTCGGCGCGACGCAAGCAGTTGCTGGCCGCCGCGCAGCAGATCTTCGTCGCGCACGGCTATCACGCCGCCGCGATGGATGACATCGCGGAGCGGGCGGGCGTCTCGAAGCCCGTTCTCTACCAACACTTCCCCGGCAAGCTGGAGCTCTACCTGGCCCTGCTGGACACGCACTGCGACGCGATAATCGCCAAGGTGCGCGGGGCCATGCTGGCGTCTCCCGACAACAAGGACCGTGTGAAGGGCGCCGTCCGGGCGTACTTCGACTTCATGGACCACGAGAGCGAGGCGTTCCGGCTCGTCTTCGAGTCCGACCTACGCAACGACCCCCAGGTCCGCCAGCGGGTGGAACGGGTCGAGCAGGGCTGTATCGCCGCTGTGACGGACACCATCATCTCGGACACCGGCCTGCGGCCGGACCAGGCCGAGCTGCTCGCCTCGGGCCTCGCCGGGGCGGCCGGACAGGCCGCACAGTTCTGGCTCGCCAACGGACGTCGTACGCCCAAAGCTGAAGCCGAAGCGCTCGTAGCTGCGCTGATCTGGCGTGGGATCGCCAGCTTCCCGCTCCAGGGCGGTTCAACGGCCGGTATGGCCCCCGAAATCGGATAG
- a CDS encoding DUF3107 domain-containing protein: MEVKIGVQQSPRELVLESAQTPAEVEQAVTDALAKDGVLTLTDEKGRKVIIPVAKVAYVEIAEASHRPFGFTTR; encoded by the coding sequence GTGGAGGTCAAGATCGGCGTGCAGCAGTCGCCGCGCGAGCTTGTGCTGGAGAGCGCTCAGACCCCGGCGGAGGTCGAGCAGGCCGTGACGGATGCTCTGGCCAAGGACGGCGTCCTGACGCTTACTGACGAGAAGGGCCGCAAGGTGATCATCCCGGTCGCCAAGGTGGCCTACGTGGAGATCGCCGAGGCGTCGCACCGCCCCTTCGGCTTCACCACCCGCTGA
- a CDS encoding DEAD/DEAH box helicase, with the protein MTDNEQALVPVTTRAPVRPDSPTFAELGVRAETVEALAKAGITHAFAIQEYALPIALRGTDLIGQAPTGTGKTLGFGLPMLERVLAPSEGADGQPQALIVVPTRELGLQVARDLAAAGSTRGVRVLPIYGGVAYEPQVEALKKGVEILVGTPGRLLDLCKQKQLKLGSIRALVLDEADRMLDLGFLEDVEKILAMIPEQRQTMLFSATMPDPIVALSRRFLRNPVTIHAGHTTESGPSPLTKQVVYRTHPLNKVEMVARILQAKDRGLTMIFTRTKRAADRVAEDLDFRGFAVAAVHGDLGQGARERALRAFRSGKIDVLVATDVAARGLDVSGVTHVINYDCPEDPETYTHRIGRTGRAGATGVAVTFVDWEDMPRWVLIDKSLGLSMPEPPETYHTSPALYADLEIPTDISGTLPTASRSRAGLSAEVEEDLGTVGRRGRGRGDRDRGGRGRSRGGDSGPSADAASSGETTERPARQRQRRRRGVVEEGAAPIEGAAPVEGAVAEAPAVSEAPAEDAAPRTRTRRRRTPAATVAFSDAPTEETAAPAAPVETGDGEAAAPRRRRRRTTRPAGADLSGGSEAGVGTTADV; encoded by the coding sequence ATGACCGACAACGAGCAAGCTCTAGTCCCCGTCACCACACGCGCACCGGTCCGCCCGGACAGCCCCACCTTCGCTGAGCTGGGCGTCCGCGCCGAAACCGTCGAGGCCCTGGCCAAGGCCGGCATCACCCACGCGTTCGCGATCCAGGAGTACGCGCTGCCCATCGCGCTGCGCGGCACCGACCTGATCGGCCAGGCCCCCACCGGCACCGGCAAGACCCTCGGCTTCGGCCTGCCCATGCTGGAGCGCGTCCTCGCTCCGTCCGAGGGCGCCGACGGCCAGCCCCAGGCCCTGATCGTCGTTCCCACCCGTGAGCTCGGTCTCCAGGTGGCCCGTGACCTCGCCGCGGCGGGCAGCACCCGGGGCGTCCGGGTTCTGCCGATCTACGGCGGCGTGGCGTACGAACCGCAGGTCGAAGCCCTCAAGAAGGGTGTCGAGATCCTCGTCGGCACCCCCGGCCGCCTGCTCGACCTCTGCAAGCAGAAGCAGCTGAAGCTGGGCTCGATCCGGGCGCTGGTGCTCGACGAGGCCGACCGGATGCTCGACCTGGGCTTCCTGGAAGACGTCGAGAAGATCCTGGCGATGATCCCGGAGCAGCGTCAGACGATGCTGTTCTCGGCCACCATGCCGGACCCGATCGTGGCCCTGTCCCGCCGGTTCCTGCGTAACCCGGTCACCATCCACGCCGGGCACACCACCGAGAGCGGCCCGTCCCCGCTGACCAAGCAGGTCGTCTACCGCACCCACCCGCTGAACAAGGTGGAGATGGTGGCCCGGATCCTGCAGGCCAAGGACCGCGGCCTCACGATGATCTTCACGCGGACCAAGCGGGCTGCCGACCGGGTCGCCGAGGACCTCGACTTCCGCGGGTTCGCGGTCGCCGCCGTGCACGGTGACCTCGGCCAGGGCGCCCGTGAGCGCGCCCTGCGGGCGTTCCGCAGCGGCAAGATCGACGTGCTGGTGGCAACCGACGTGGCGGCCCGTGGCCTGGACGTCTCGGGTGTCACCCACGTGATCAACTACGACTGCCCGGAGGACCCGGAGACGTACACGCACCGGATCGGCCGGACCGGCCGGGCCGGCGCCACCGGCGTCGCGGTCACCTTCGTGGACTGGGAGGACATGCCGCGCTGGGTGCTGATCGACAAGTCGCTCGGCCTCTCCATGCCGGAGCCGCCGGAGACGTACCACACGTCGCCCGCGCTCTACGCGGACCTGGAGATCCCGACCGACATCTCGGGCACCCTGCCGACCGCCTCGCGCAGCCGGGCCGGGCTCTCCGCGGAGGTCGAGGAGGACCTCGGCACCGTCGGGCGCCGCGGCCGTGGGCGTGGTGACCGCGACCGGGGCGGCCGTGGCCGGTCCCGCGGTGGCGACTCCGGGCCGTCCGCCGACGCCGCCTCGTCCGGCGAGACCACCGAGCGGCCCGCCCGTCAGCGTCAGCGTCGCCGCCGCGGGGTGGTCGAGGAGGGCGCCGCACCGATCGAGGGCGCCGCACCCGTCGAGGGCGCCGTCGCCGAGGCTCCGGCCGTGTCGGAGGCGCCGGCGGAGGACGCCGCTCCCCGCACCCGGACCCGTCGCCGCCGCACCCCGGCGGCCACGGTGGCCTTCTCCGACGCACCCACGGAGGAGACGGCGGCTCCCGCCGCACCCGTCGAGACCGGCGATGGCGAGGCCGCGGCCCCGCGCCGCCGTCGTCGCCGCACCACCCGGCCGGCCGGAGCCGACCTGTCGGGTGGCTCCGAGGCCGGCGTGGGCACCACCGCCGACGTCTGA